From one Paractinoplanes brasiliensis genomic stretch:
- a CDS encoding alpha/beta hydrolase yields MTTPTPVVLIHGLWLHATSWNPWIELLSAQGYAPIAPGWPGDPDTVAEARENPESIADHGIDDVVEHYAQIIGGLGSAPILIGHSFGGMIAQKLLGQDLARAAVAIDAAQIKGVLPLPLSALRATLPVFRNPANRHRAVSLTAEQFRFAFGNAIGEDESDALYEQWTIPAPGKPLFEAAAANFDPHSPAKVDTANQSRGPLLLMTGGKDHTVPEAVTRATLKQYRHSEAVTDLVEFPDRGHSLTIDSGWREVAGAALGWLRRQGL; encoded by the coding sequence ATGACGACACCGACACCCGTGGTCCTCATCCACGGACTCTGGCTGCACGCAACCTCGTGGAACCCGTGGATCGAGCTGCTCTCCGCGCAGGGGTACGCGCCGATCGCCCCGGGCTGGCCCGGAGACCCCGACACCGTGGCCGAGGCCCGCGAAAACCCCGAGAGCATCGCCGACCACGGGATCGACGACGTGGTCGAGCACTACGCGCAGATCATCGGCGGCCTCGGCTCGGCCCCGATCCTCATCGGCCACTCGTTCGGCGGCATGATCGCGCAGAAACTGCTCGGGCAGGACCTGGCCCGCGCCGCCGTCGCGATCGACGCCGCCCAGATCAAGGGCGTACTGCCGCTGCCGCTGTCGGCGCTGCGGGCCACGCTGCCGGTGTTCCGGAATCCGGCGAACCGGCACCGCGCGGTGTCACTGACCGCCGAGCAGTTCCGGTTCGCGTTCGGCAACGCGATCGGCGAGGACGAGTCGGACGCGCTGTACGAGCAGTGGACCATCCCCGCGCCGGGCAAACCGCTGTTCGAGGCGGCCGCCGCGAACTTCGACCCGCACTCGCCGGCCAAGGTCGACACGGCCAACCAGTCGCGTGGACCGCTGCTGCTGATGACCGGGGGCAAGGACCACACCGTGCCCGAGGCGGTCACCCGGGCCACGCTCAAGCAGTACCGGCACTCCGAGGCCGTCACCGACCTCGTCGAGTTCCCGGACCGCGGTCACTCGCTGACGATCGACAGCGGCTGGCGCGAGGTCGCCGGCGCCGCGCTTGGCTGGCTGCGGCGGCAGGGGCTCTGA
- a CDS encoding SDR family NAD(P)-dependent oxidoreductase has product MDIGLSGKNVIVTGASRGIGLAVTRALAAEGASVTAVSKGGSAELKALGVESFLADLTDPQAPAAVVAAVPEVDVLVNNVGAVRPRTGGFLSVSDEDWAATLGINLLTAVRMTRAVLPRMLERGSGSIVTVSSVNAVLPDPLVIDYSAAKAALSSFCKSLSKEYGPAGIRVNTVSPGPVATALWLGEGGVAATVASATGGDPQAVAAQAAGDSVTGRFTRPDEVAALVTFLAGNQAANITGSDFPIDGGLVTTL; this is encoded by the coding sequence ATGGACATCGGACTGTCCGGCAAGAACGTGATCGTGACCGGGGCGAGCCGGGGCATCGGGCTGGCCGTCACGCGGGCACTGGCCGCCGAGGGCGCGTCGGTGACGGCCGTGTCGAAGGGCGGCTCGGCCGAACTGAAGGCCCTCGGTGTCGAGTCGTTCCTGGCCGACCTCACCGACCCGCAGGCCCCGGCGGCAGTCGTCGCGGCGGTGCCCGAAGTGGACGTGCTGGTCAACAACGTAGGCGCGGTCCGCCCCCGCACCGGCGGGTTCCTGTCGGTGTCCGACGAGGACTGGGCGGCAACCCTGGGAATCAATCTGCTGACCGCCGTACGCATGACCCGTGCTGTGCTCCCCCGCATGCTCGAGCGCGGGTCCGGCAGCATCGTGACGGTCAGTTCCGTCAACGCCGTCCTGCCGGACCCCCTCGTCATCGACTACAGCGCCGCCAAGGCCGCGCTCTCCAGCTTCTGCAAATCGCTGTCGAAGGAATACGGCCCGGCCGGCATCCGGGTGAACACGGTCAGCCCCGGCCCGGTGGCCACCGCGCTGTGGCTGGGTGAGGGCGGGGTGGCCGCGACCGTCGCCTCCGCCACCGGCGGCGACCCTCAAGCCGTGGCCGCGCAGGCCGCGGGCGACTCGGTCACCGGCCGGTTCACCCGTCCCGACGAGGTGGCCGCCCTGGTCACCTTCCTGGCCGGCAACCAGGCGGCCAACATCACCGGCAGTGACTTCCCCATCGACGGCGGGCTGGTCACCACCCTCTGA